The following are encoded together in the Humulus lupulus chromosome 5, drHumLupu1.1, whole genome shotgun sequence genome:
- the LOC133780239 gene encoding protein MOR1-like, which yields MATLTCIGNVACAMGPAVEKASKGILADVLKCLGDNKKHMRECTLNTLDSWLSAVHLDKMVPYIAAAWTDAKLGAEGRKDLFEWLSKQLSGLTEFPDAVQLLKPASSALTDKSSDVRKAAETCIAEILRVCTQETVEKLVRDVQGPALALVHERLKHYGNFQGKAVGYLGLLLVFCFGDLYQ from the exons ATGGCAACATTGACATGCATTGGCAATGTTGCATGTGCAATGGGTCCAGCTGTTGAGAAAGCAAGCAAG GGAATTTTAGCGGATGTTTTGAAATGTTTGGGTGACAATAAAAAGCATATGAGGGAATGCACATTGAATACTTTAGATTCTTGGCTCTCTGCTGTTCATCTTGATAAAATG GTTCCTTACATTGCAGCAGCTTGGACAGATGCAAAACTTGGTGCGGAAGGGCGCAAAGATCTTTTTGAGTGGTTGTCAAAACAACTATCTGGGTTAACTGAATTTCCTGATGCTGTACAGCTACTAAAGCCAGCATCCTCTGCTCTGACG GATAAATCATCAGATGTTCGTAAAGCAGCAGAGACATGCATTGCTGAAATCTTGAGAGTTTGTACACAAGAAACT GTTGAGAAGCTTGTTAGGGATGTTCAGGGACCAGCTTTAGCTCTTGTTCATGAACGTTTGAAGCATTATGGTAATTTTCAAGGTAAGGCTGTTGGGTACTTGGGTCTCTTGCTTGTATTTTGTTTTGGTGATTTATACCAATAA